Proteins co-encoded in one Microcebus murinus isolate Inina chromosome 5, M.murinus_Inina_mat1.0, whole genome shotgun sequence genomic window:
- the LOC105869145 gene encoding adenylate cyclase type 10-like, whose protein sequence is MLGVHSSLAIWFAQDSQWDLFEHHFTKACQLVKKTNASLFGSHGFVRFLECHVLMLQKMPEGIFMHIPPVTRSQTLQYFEEFFSRCVTCPVYHQWVSELKASVMRCGKRESTSLNNTIRPFDTSLTGIWIEEEFLKKNNSCERNLGVERFNKVADIKENKDPEETQEYIC, encoded by the exons ATGCTGGGGGTCCACTCCTCCCTGGCCATATG GTTTGCCCAGGACTCACAGTGGGACCTGTTTGAGCACCATTTCACCAAGGCTTGCCAGTTGGTGAAAAAAACCAATGCCTCACTATTTGGTTCACATGGCTTTGTCCGATTTCTAGAGTGCCACGTACTAATGTTACAGAAAATGCCAGAGGGTATCTTCATGCATATTCCCCCAGTGACTCGCAGCCAAACCCTCCAG TACTTTGAGGAGTTCTTCTCTCGATGTGTGACCTGCCCTGTCTATCATCAGTGGGTCTCTGAGCTTAAGGCCTCTGTAATGAGATGTGGAAAGAGAGAATCCACGTCCTTGAATAACACCATCAGACCTTTTGACACCAGCTTGACCGGGATTTGGATAGAGGAGGAATTCCTGAAGAAAAACAACTCTTGTGAAAGAAATTTAGGAGTAGAGA GATTTAACAAAGTAGCTGATATCAAGGAGAATAAGGATCCAGAAGAAACTCaagaatatatatgttaa